The following DNA comes from Streptomyces pristinaespiralis.
TTCGCGCGTTCGCTGTCGGGTCACGCGGGCCTGAGGGAGGTGTCGCGCTCGCTCCCCGGCCCTCAGCCGCGGGCCCTCGACGCCGAGGCGGCAGGCCGTTTCGCCGACCGTGTCGAGCAGGCGCTGTACGCGTCCAAGATCGTGTCGTACACGCAGGGCTTCCACCAGGTGCAGGCCGGGAGCGAGGCGTACGGCTGGGACGTCGACGCCGGCTCGGTCGCCGCGATCTGGCGTGCCGGCTGCATCATCAGGGCCGCGTTCCTCGACCGTATCCGCGGGGCGTACGACGAGCAGCGCGACCTGCCGAGCCTGCTCGCCGACAAGCAGTTCGCCGAGGAGATCGGCGCGGCCCAGGACGACTGGCGGGACGTCGTCGCGACGGCCGTCAGGGAGGGCGTGCCGACGCCGGGCTTCGCCGCCGCGCTGGCCTACTACGACGCGCTGCGCGCGGAGCGGCTGCCCGCCGCGCTCACGCAGGGACAGCGGGACTTCTTCGGCGCGCACACCTATCGGCGGACCGACCGTGAGGGGTCGTTCCACACGCTGTGGGGCGGCGACCGCTCGGAGGTGGCGTCCGACTGACACGCACGGCGGGAGCCGCCCTGACCCGGTGGGGCGGGGCGGCTCCGGGTTGTGCTGGCTGTTCCGGCTGTTCCGGGTTGTGCCGGCTGTGCCGGCTGTTCCGGCTGTTCCGGCTGTTCCGGCTGTTCCGGCTGTTCCGGCTGCTCCGGGCTGTTCCGTCAGGCGCCGGGCGCAGGGTGGGGCCTGCTTCGTCGGGCGCCGGACGAGGGCGGGGCGGCTTCGTCAGGCGCCGGGCGCAGGGCCGCTCCGGCAGGAACCGGCCGGGCGCAGGGCGGGCCGTGCGTTCGGGTCAAGCACTGGCCGGTCCCGGCTGGGGTTCCGGATCCGGGACAGGTTGCGGACCGGGCCCCGGCGGCTGCGGTATCGGATCCGGCGGGGGTACCGGCGGCGGGCTCGGGGTCGGCACAGGACCCGGCATCGGACCCGGGTCCGGCGGCGGCCCCGGGTCCGGAGTGGGCACCGGGGGTGCGGGTGCGGGGTTCGGGTGCGTCATGCCGGCCTCCCGGGGACGTCATGGATCTCTTCCGTTCCGCGGGACGGATCTCTGTGAGGGATCCTTCCGTTCCGCAGTCCCGTACCGCGTTCCCGTTCCGGACCGATCCAGTCACGGCGCGGAGTCGGCGGGGTGAACGCCGCCGGCAGCGTCCCGCGCGGAGGAAGCCCGGCAGCAGCCGGCGCGGATGGGGCCGGCAGCTGTGACGGGCGCGCGGATGCAGGCCGGCCGCAGTGGCGAAACCGCCCCGTCGGCAGCAGCGCGCCGTGCGACGGGCGCCCCGGGCGGGCCCGCGAGCAGCGCCGGCCGTGGCGACAAGCGCAGGTCAGACGCCCGCCGCCGCGGCTGCGGCGTGGAAGCCCGTGCCCGGGCTGGACAGCACGGGCACGTGGTTGCTCGTGCGGCCGGCGGCGTCCGCCATCGAGGCCTGGGCGAGCACGATCACGTCCGCACCGCGCACCTCGTCGAGTGCCCCGGCCACGGCGTCCAGGTAGCCGTCCTGGTCCCCCGCCTCGAAGCGTTCCCATGCGCCGTCGACGAGCCGGGTGCTCAGGTCGATGTCGCGCCCGGCGGCCTCTTCCCTGATGAGCGCGGCCGTCGGTTCCAGCGTGCTGCGCACCGCCGCGACCACGACGATCCGCCGGTGCAGGGCCGCGGCGGCGGCCATCGGCCGGTCCACCCGCAGCACGGGGACGCCGAGGCGTGGCGCGCAGGCCTCCGCGACCTGCCCGATCGTGGAGCAGGTGCACAGCACCGCCGTGGCGCCCTCGGCCACCGCCGCGGCAAGGATCTCCTCCACCGCGGGGGCGACGGACTGCGGCCCTTCGGCCATCGCGCGGGCCAGCAGCTCACCGTGGACGAGGTGCCGTAGCTCCAGGGACGGACGGCCGGTGTCCCTCAGCGCGTCGAAGACGGGTATGTGGACGGGGGAGGTGTGCAGCAGCGCCAGCATGATCGCGATGCTAGCGCCGTCACCGGCCCCCGCCGACCACGGCCGGCCGCCTCAGCCGGGCACGACCGGGGCCGCCGGGGTCCCTTCCGGCTCGAACGAGGCCAGCATCTGCTCGAGCGCCGCCTGGTCCGGCCCGACGAACGGGTTTGCACCCGGTGCTCCGGAGATGGTGTCGATCATCCGCGGTGCGATGCCGACGGCCGGCGGCAGATGCGTGCTGAGGACCGCCTCCGGCTCCATCTCGCGCACTGCCTGGACGGTGGCCAGGTATTTGGCGGTGTCGACGTTGTGGATCCACGGGCTGTCCACGGTGGCCCAGAGCAGTTGACCGTCGCGAAGTTCTTCCTCCGTGGCGTCACCGGCGTGGTCGGAGCTCGCCAGCTCGGCGGTCGGCATCGGAGCGCCGAAGCAGTCCGAGCTGAAGCAGGCGCGCGACGTGTCGTCGTAGAAGCCGGTGGTGGCAGGGTTGTCGAACAGCGGCGGCCGGAACGCCCTGAGCGTACGGTCGCCGACGTCCAGCGTCTGGCCGGGGTTGAGCAGATACACGCGGTCCAGCGGGAGCGGCCGCTCCGTCGACATGATGCCGACGCCGAGGAAGGTCGTGACGAGACGGGCGCGCGGTGCGGCGTCCAGCAGCGCGAACAGCCCGCCTGTGTGGTCACGGTCGGGATGCGTCAGCCATATCCACCGCACATCCGCGGGGTCGACGACCGAACCGAGCGTGCCGAGGAAGTCGCGGTCCGGCAGCCCGACGCCCGTGTCGACGACGACGGGCTCCGCGGCGTGGAGCACGAAGGCGTTGACGGGGAGGAAGCCGATGCCGGGGACTTCGAGGCAGTCGTTGAGGACGCTGATGTCCTGACCGACCTTGTGAACAGTCATGGCGGTCTCCTGAAACCCCCCGTGTCACGGGCTCGGTGCCGCGGTCCTGCTCTTCGACGCGGCAGGAGATGCCGCGGTCACCGCTTGCCCCACGCTGTACGCGTGCCCACCGCCGGGCGGAAACACTTCTGGTCCCAGTCTGCTCCCCGGCGGCGGGGTACGCCCGCGTGCACGGCTCAGAGCGCGGAGGCCGCCTGCGGGCTGCGCGAGGTGTCGCTGCCGGGTACGGGCTCGGAGGCGTCGGAGCCGAGCGCCACGATCCGGTTGTCCGCGTCGACGTGGACGACGCTGGGCACCAGGGTGCGGGCCTCGGCGTCCTCCACCTGTGCGTAGCTGATGAGGATCACCAGGTCGCCGGGGTGCACCAGGTGCGCGGCGGCCCCGTTGATCCCGATCACACCGGAGCCGCGCTGCCCCTCGATGACGTAGGTCTCAAGGCGCGCGCCGTTGGTGATGTCGACGATGTGGACCAGCTCACCGGGCAGCAGGTCGGCGGCGTCCATGAGGTCGCGGTCGACGGTCACGGACCCGACGTAGTGCAGGTCGGCCTGGGTGACCGTGGCCCGGTGGATCTTGGACTTGAACATGGTGCGCAGCATGGCCAAACTCCCGATTCGTCAGCTCCCTGCCTGCTTCTTGCAGGTCAAGGGCGGTCTTCGGAGCCTACAACGATTCGCATGTACGGTCAGCCGTGCTCGGGTGTTCCAGGGCTCACACCGACCCGCTGCCGACTTTCCTGACGCTTGGTCAGGCTGATCCGGCTCCGATCCGCGAGCAGGTCGCAGAGGCGACTTCGGAGTGCGGGAATGCCGCCAGGAGCAGCCATGGCCCCGGGGCCTCGGCCCCACGTCCTGCGGCGGATGCGGAGCGGCCTCAGGGGGCGGGGACGACGATCTCGCGCTTGAGGATCTTGCCGGTGGGGCCCTTGGGGAGCTCGGCGGTGAAGGTCACGATCCTCGGGTACTTGTACGCCGCCACCCGCTCCTTGACGTAGTCGCGGATCTGCTCGGCCGTCGCGTCGGCGCCGCCGCGGAGGGCGATCACCGCGGCGATCTCCTCTCCGTGCGCCTTGTGGGGCACGCCGACGACCGCGGCTTCGGCGACAGCGGGGTGCTCGTACAGGACCTCCTCGATCTCGCGTGGATACACGTTGTATCCGCCGCGGATGATCAGGTCCTTCTTGCGATCGACGATGAAGTAGAAGCCCTCCTCGTCGGCGCGGGCCAGGTCGCCGCTGTGGAACCATCCGTCGCGGACCGCCTCAGCGGTTGCCTCCGGGCGATGGAAGTAGCCCTTCATCACGTTCTCGCCGCGGATCACGATCTCGCCGACCTCGCCCGGACCTACCTCGGAACCGTCCTCGGCGACGAGCTTCATCTCGACTCCGCGGATCGGCATCCCGATGGAGCCGGCCTTGCGCGGGCGGTCCGGATGGTTGAAGGAGGCCACCGGTGAGGTCTCGGAGAGGCCGTAACCCTCCAGCACGGTGGCGCCGAAGCGCCGCTCGAATCCGTGCAGCACCTCGACGGGGATCGCGGCGCCGCCCGAGACGGCCACGCGCAGCCGGGAGGCGTCGAAGCCGTCGGGGAGCTCGACGTGGAGCAACGCCGAGTACATCGTCGGGACACCGAGGAAGACGGTGACCCCGTCACGGTGCACGATCTCCAGCGCCCGCTGCGGATCGAACCGCGGCAGCAGGGTCAGCGTCGCCCCCGCGGCCACGGCCGTGTTGAGCGCGCAGGTCTGCCCGAACGCATGGAAGAGCGGCAGGCCGCCGAACAGGACGTCGTCGGGGCCGACGTGCAACAGCGTCTCGGCGGTGGTGGCCGTGTTCGAGACCAGGTTGCGGTGCGTCAGCTCGGCGCCTTTGGGCATGCCGGTGGTGCCCGAGGTGTAGAGGATCAGCGCGGGGTCGTCGTCCGCCCGGTCGACGATGCCGGACAGCGGTTCGACAGCCATCAGCAG
Coding sequences within:
- a CDS encoding aspartate/glutamate racemase family protein, whose protein sequence is MLALLHTSPVHIPVFDALRDTGRPSLELRHLVHGELLARAMAEGPQSVAPAVEEILAAAVAEGATAVLCTCSTIGQVAEACAPRLGVPVLRVDRPMAAAAALHRRIVVVAAVRSTLEPTAALIREEAAGRDIDLSTRLVDGAWERFEAGDQDGYLDAVAGALDEVRGADVIVLAQASMADAAGRTSNHVPVLSSPGTGFHAAAAAAGV
- a CDS encoding MBL fold metallo-hydrolase, producing the protein MTVHKVGQDISVLNDCLEVPGIGFLPVNAFVLHAAEPVVVDTGVGLPDRDFLGTLGSVVDPADVRWIWLTHPDRDHTGGLFALLDAAPRARLVTTFLGVGIMSTERPLPLDRVYLLNPGQTLDVGDRTLRAFRPPLFDNPATTGFYDDTSRACFSSDCFGAPMPTAELASSDHAGDATEEELRDGQLLWATVDSPWIHNVDTAKYLATVQAVREMEPEAVLSTHLPPAVGIAPRMIDTISGAPGANPFVGPDQAALEQMLASFEPEGTPAAPVVPG
- the panD gene encoding aspartate 1-decarboxylase: MLRTMFKSKIHRATVTQADLHYVGSVTVDRDLMDAADLLPGELVHIVDITNGARLETYVIEGQRGSGVIGINGAAAHLVHPGDLVILISYAQVEDAEARTLVPSVVHVDADNRIVALGSDASEPVPGSDTSRSPQAASAL
- a CDS encoding long-chain-fatty-acid--CoA ligase, with protein sequence MTNLAAFLVNSAAACRDQIAVRHDDTTLTYAELDASSARFAAVLRERGLQPGDRVAMTMPNVPLFPVVYYGILRAGGVVVPMNPLLKAREVAYVLRDCDTRVAVTFPLFAEEVAKAAAEVGAECLVTEPSAFHDLLMAVEPLSGIVDRADDDPALILYTSGTTGMPKGAELTHRNLVSNTATTAETLLHVGPDDVLFGGLPLFHAFGQTCALNTAVAAGATLTLLPRFDPQRALEIVHRDGVTVFLGVPTMYSALLHVELPDGFDASRLRVAVSGGAAIPVEVLHGFERRFGATVLEGYGLSETSPVASFNHPDRPRKAGSIGMPIRGVEMKLVAEDGSEVGPGEVGEIVIRGENVMKGYFHRPEATAEAVRDGWFHSGDLARADEEGFYFIVDRKKDLIIRGGYNVYPREIEEVLYEHPAVAEAAVVGVPHKAHGEEIAAVIALRGGADATAEQIRDYVKERVAAYKYPRIVTFTAELPKGPTGKILKREIVVPAP